Genomic window (Sulfurimonas sp.):
TCTTTTCAAGGAAACAAATGCATGTATAAGTCATTCTGGATTTAAAAATTTGTTCATCTTTAAAATCTATTATTTTTAGTAGTACTTTCTTTTCTGTAAAATATTCTCTTATAGCTCTACCATTCACGCTATGCATAAATGTGTTTACAGTTATAAACCCTAAAATTCCATTATCTGTGAGTAACTTATATCCAATCTGAAAAAATGGAATATACAAATCAGGGTGACCAGTTTTACATGTACTCCATTTTTGCATAAGTTCTTTAGTTCTATCATCCATGTTTCTTGAACATACATACGGTGGATTTCCTAATATCAAGTCAAAACCATTATTCCTATTAATCTGTTTATCTTCTTTTAGCCAGTCGAATTCTAATGTATCTGCTGTATATAAATTAAACTTAAACTCTTTTTCATCCTCACCCTGAGTAATTGCTAATAAAGTAAGTAATATTTTTGTTCTCTCTACACTATATTTTTGAATGTCAATTCCAAAAATATTTTCTTTATATATATTTTTAAAAGATTTATTTGTTCTTTTTTTCACTTCTAATGATGCATCAATTAAAAATCCACCACAACCACAAGCAATATCAGCTATTTTAATTTTTTCTATTTTATTTCTTTTTAATTCACTAAATGATTGTTCAGTAATATATTTTCTAATATTTTGAGGTGTGTATATTGCTCCATTTACTAATTTTTCTGATGGAGAGATGACGAACTCAAAAAGTTCTAGTAGTTCTTCAAAACATAATTTTTGATTCTCATTTTGTAAAATCTCATTAAAATCTTTTAATAACTTATACTCATGAGTATTTTTAAAGATAATTAAATTATTTATTTTTTCATTAATAACTATGGAAATATTCTTGTGTTTTAAAAATGAAGTTACTAAAAGCCTATTGACAATTTTAATGTCTATACTCTTATTTAAAAAATTTAAAATATTTTTATTCAATTATATTTCTGTATGAAAAAGATTAGTATATTTATTAATCTTCTTTTGTATCTTTTTAAATTCTCGTAAGATGATTAATTCTTTTTCATGTCCTTCACCTAATCTAACTATTTCACTATCAATTTCAATACTTTGTTTTTGTAACTTCTCTATCATCCATAATAGTTCATGTCGTTTTAAATGAAAATTCAAATTTGTATGAATATATTTTCCTTGCTCCGTTTTAGATATTAGTTGACCCTTAGTATTACGAGCTAAATGATTGTCAAATTCACTTTCACAAGGGTCTAGAAATCCTTGTGTATCTTTCCACTTATTAGATTTTGCTCTATTGCAAAATGGGCAGGAATACACTAAATTTGAATATTCTTCTTTTAAAGTATTAAATTTTTTTATTGAATGTGGTTTAAAATGGTCAATCTGATAACCTCTAACTCCACCATGAAAAAAATCTAAATCATCACAATAGCCACATCTTCTATTAAAGTCTTCTCTAATGTATGGCTTAAAAGATGTATAACTAGCATATGTTTTATCACAAGTTCTATTTGGTTTTTGTTGTTGAATATTCATTAATTTAACTTTTGAAGTTCTTCAAGCAGCTTATCTGTACTATCAATCATTTTATGAAGTTCATCTAAATTTTTTGTACCTTTTAAATGTTCAGGTATTGCAGACTTTTGACTTGTAGATTTTTCTATAAAGCTATCTAATTCTAATAGTCTTGCCTCTTCTGGGGCATTTAAAGGTTCTTTATTTGATTTCTCTATAAGTTCTAAAAGTTCTGCTTGTGAATTTTCAATTCTTTTCTTGTAATGTATAATTTGATGTTCTACTGTATCTAAAAAATTAGCTTTTGCATTAGTTTTTTCTTCACTACCATGTAATATATCCTTAATATAAATAATGTTAACATCTTGACTTGTTTTTATAGCATCATCATCATATGATGTTAAAACAAAACAAGGAAATTTATCTTTATTTTCTAAAATCATTTCTGTTAAATCAACACCAGTATATGGAACATTATAATCTATATCATTTTTATATTCATTTAGCATGTAATCTGAAATAATAGCATCTGGATTTTCTTCAAATATTTTTATATACATCTCTTCTAGTGTTTTTTCAGGTAATAAATATTTAATTTTAAATTGACCACTATTATCTTTTTCTTCAAAATAATCTAAAAAATCTTCAATATCTTCTTGATGCTCATCAATATAAAGTATTTTATACATTACATTCTCCTTATGAATTATTTTTTTTGAATGATAGTCTAATTCCAAAACCACCATTTGTTGGGTATAACAAATTTACTGTTCCATTATTGTCTTTTACAATTGATTGAATTAACCACATACCAAGTCCTGTACCTTCTTCATCACCTGTATGTTTATTGACATTTGTAGTAAACATTGGTTCAAAGATTTCATCATGATTTGTAATATCTTTCGATAAACCTGTTCCATTATCATAGTATTCAATTACTATTTCTTTTGGTGAGTCTTTAATATCAATTTGGATTTCTCTATTTCTATCAATTGTTGAATTATTAAAGGCATCAATAGAGTTAACCAAAAGATTATTAAAAATACTATCTACATCAATTTCAAATATTTTCATTGATGCTTGTTCAATATTATCAATTTTTAAATTAATTGCCCTATTATTGAGTACTGTTTGCCATTCCTCTTTAAAAATATTAAAGTAGCTTTTAAATTTAAGTTGCTTCATTTTTCTTTTATCTTTTCTAGCAACTCCTAATGAGAAATGTAACCAGTTTTGAAGTTTCAAATCTTGCTTTTTCATTCTTTCTAATAAATAGTAAGGGTTTTTTCTATTTTCTATATTCTTATAATCTTCTTCTTGGATTTTTTCACTTATCAATTTTTTTAACTTATCTATTCTCGAATTTAAATTTTGTGATATTTTACTCAAATCATGACTAAAAGAGGCTATAACTATACCACTACTTGCCATACCGCGTAAAAGCTTTTGCTCATCTTTTAAGTTCTCAATTTCTTCTTCTTTGTCTTCTAGTCTTTTCGACAAAACAACCTTATCAGAATCTCCAATATTTCCCTCATTTAAAAGGGCTTTATTATATTGTTTATTTTTTCTATTTTCTTCTAGAATTTTTTTTGCTAATTCATCAGCATATTTTTTTTCTTTTTCATTAGTATTTGTTCGTTCATGAAATGATCTCATCTCTTTAGCAATATAAGCTCTATCCTCTTCAAATATAGATAATATTTTTAAAATTATTTTTTGAAAAACTTGAAAAGTCTTATTATCCTGCAATCCTTCTCTACTTGATTTATCTTGAAAATCTACATTACCTAGTCTTGTAATGCTAATTGCTCCTGCAATATTATTTGCTTTTACTTTCCAGCTACCACTTGTATGTGCAACTGGTGCAGGACTTTTGGCTTGTCTATTTCCTAAACCAAGCCAATCAAAAGAACTATCATTAATTTCACCATAAGGTCGAACTCTAAAGTCATCTCTAAAAAGTTTAATTCCACCAAATTTATTTAACCAATATTTTCTGTTATGAATAGTAAATGTTTTATAATAAAATGTTTCAACATCTTTTTTTTCATATCCTCTTTTCATGAAGTAAAAAGTAACTTCAAAACTGCCTATTTTAGAAAAAGTATTATCTGTGTCTTTTTTAGCAAAACCTTTAATAAGTTGACTGTAAGTTTTTTCTATCTCCCAATACCCTTTTTCAAAAATTTCTTTTTCATATTGAGGTAAAGTTGAATTTATACTATTAAAAAAATCTGGGTTTATTCTAGCAATATCATATTCGTTTCTATATATTTTAATATTTACATTTTGATTTTTATCTGCTTTTGCAACTATTTTATAGTCGTAATCATCACAAATTGAACCTATGATTTCACCATATTTATTTTTTTCACTTTCATTAAACAAAAATAGTCTAAAAGTACTATTCTCTTTTGGTGGAATGAGAACTTCTAAATCATTAAAAACTTGTTCCACATAAAAATCATCCCAATTATCTCTAAGACCTGAAATTTTTAATACTGTCCCATATTCAAAAGAAAACTCATTTAGTATTTTTTCAACACTTTTATTATCAATTTCATCTAGAATATATTTTTTTAGGTCTACTTCTTTTTCTCCAATAAGATTCGCTTCAACTTCACCTATTGTTTTAAAAGCACCTTCAAAATCTCTCCAATCAACTTCCCAGAAATAAGCTATATTTTCACTTACTTTTCCATCTTCATAAATATCTTTATGAACAGAAGGATTAAACTTAGTTAGCATTTCACATTTATCACCAAGTTTATCTAGTGCAAAGCGACCTATACCTTTTGCTCCAGCTTTTACCCTACCAGTTTCTGTAAATATATCATTTGCTTTATTATCTGTACCGATAGTCATCCAATGGTCTATTATTATTTGTTCTGTCATCCCTTCACCAGAATCAATAATAAATAATTCATCTTTTTCTTTGTTGAAGTATATTAGTGAGATAGGACTATCAGCATCATAAGAATTTTTAACAAGTTCAATTATAGCACCTTTAGATGATGCTATATTTTCACGACCTATTAGTCGTGCTGTTCTTGCTGATACTTTAAAAGGTATTTTTGCCATCTATGCTTCTTTGTTTTAATTATTTAGATTATATCTAACTTAATTTATAAATTTACTTTTGTAACTAAAAATATTCATTTATCATTTATCAATTATTACTTGTATGTTTTGCTGATTATATGTGAAAATTGGTCTTAATAATGTAAATATATTAACCCATCAATCTATTAATATCATTAAAAAGACCTAAGCCCATTAGTGAAAAAAGTATTACCCAGCCTGCTATTGTTAGTTTTATGATGACTGATTCACTTGCTTCTCGTCTAAAGATAAATTCATAAAGATTAAACATTATGTGCCCGCCATCTAGTGCGGGGATAGGTAGCAGGTTTAATACACCTAAGTTTACAGATATTAAAGCTGCGAAAAACAGAACACTCATCCATCCTTGTGCAGTAGCATCTGAGGTAAGTTTTACTATGCTTATGACACCGCCTAACTCTTTTGCTGGAACTTCTCCAACTATGAGTTTTTTAAGTCCTGTAAATATCATAGTAGATGCAAAAATAGTTTGCTCTGTTGCGTAAGATAGTGTGTCAGATGGAGATAGTTCAAGCTTATGAAATACTCCTGCACTAGCGATGCCAATCATCTTCTTTTGTATAACTTCATTAAACATATTTGTAGTTTCTCGTATGCTAGGAGTAAGTGTTTTAAACTCTATATAGCCACCTCTTTGTATTTCTATGTTTAAACTTCCATCCGAATCACTGATGATTTTTGCCATCTCTTTCCATGCAATAATTTTTACTCCATCTATGGACTTTATGATGTCATCTGTTTGCAAGCCAGCTTTAAAAGCAGGGGAGTCTTTAACAACTTCACCAATTACAGGAGATAAAATATTTGGACCACCAAGAGCGATACCGAAGTATAAGAAAAATGCTAAAACAAAGTTAGCAGCAGGACCCGCTAAAAGTATAAATATTTTTTGCATAGGTGTTTTTACATTGTAACTATCAGCATCTAGGCTTTTTTTGGTTGGGTCAGAATCATCTTGACCTTTCATGCGAACATACCCACCAAGTGGAACAGCAGAGATGCTCCACTCTGTATCCCACTTTCTAAATGTAAATAGTCTTTTTCCAAAGCCTATACTAAAAACTTCAACAGTAACACCCATAAATTTTGCCGCTGCATAGTGACCTAATTCGTGAAAAAATATAAGTCCTGAAAGGACTAAAATAGATACTAAGATACTCATTTGTTCTCATCTTTTAAGATAGCTTTTTTAAATCCCCAAAGATACTCAAATCCAGAATAAAGAGTTAAAAATACAGCAAACCAAAGAAGTTCACTAGCAAATGGCCAATGCATTAGTAAAAATCCTATGGCAATCATTTGTGCAACGGTTTTAACTTTTCCAGCCCATGAAGCTTTTACTTCTAGACCTTCGCTTACTGCTACTGTTCTTATCCCTGTTATAAATAATTCTCTAACTATAATGATATATATTGCCCAAGCAGAGGCAGCACCTGTCATCATAAGACCTAAAAAAGCTGCAAGAGTTAGCATCTTGTCTGCAAGTGGGTCAAGTATTGCACCCATCATTGTCATTTGATTCCATTCTCGTGCTATGAAACCATCGAAAAAGTCAGTTGCAGATGCAAGAACAAACAAAAGAGTTGCAAAGTAGTAGTTCCATGAGATATGAAATCCATTATCTGTAAAAATTTGTGGATTTAAAATTACCCAGAACATCAACGGTGCTAAAAGTATGCGAAGCGATGCTAGAGCGTTTGGGAGGTTTAGCAAAAAAAGTCCTTAAATTTATAATTATGTGATTTTATCTTTTTTTAGCTTATCAATGGTTTATTTTTCTATTTAAAGCTTTTTCAACAGATGCTATTTTAGTTTTTAGTCTATTTTTTGTGTTTTTACGAATATCAAACTTTAGTGAAGAATACACTCTTTCGCAGTCACTTAGTTGCTCATAAGCAAGCTCTATTATAGATAATGCTTCTTTCATTGTGTCAGTCTCAACAACAGTTCCCATAGGCGTTAATTGGTAAGATACACCTGATTTGTCTATGGCATCTATTATTTTGCTAACTTGTGCAGAAACAGAAGAACCATCTCTACATTCATCTGAAGTTGGAAACATACTGAACTCTAGTAAAACACTTAACATATGCCTATCCTTGGGACTTTAAAAGTCAATTTATTTTTCTTTTGTTGTTTTTGATACACAAAAATGATACAAGGATTATATCTTATCATGGTAAAATACTTACTAAGAAAAAATACTACTTACTGGTACAGACGAAAAATTAATAATCATGGCGAGATAGTTTTTTCCCTAAAGACTAAAAACCATGATATAGCCCTACTTCGGCACTCATACATTGATTACAAAATTAATCAACTTATATATAAAGGAAGCTTTAGCACTATGACAGTTTTAGAAATTAGACAGATAATAGCAAAATACAAAACTTACATGATTGAAGAAGAGTATAACGATTTTGAAGATATGAGAGATAAAGACCTATCCATAACTCTTAATGACAAGTTTTACGGTGGTCATACTCGTGAAGCACTTGATTATGCTATCAATCGTTACAAAACGATACATGAACAAAATAATCTCGAACTTGTCAAACAAGAGACAGATAAGATTTTAAAAAGAAGTAATCTACAAGAGGATTTAGAAAAGTTATTAACAGATAAAGATAAAACTATTTTTCACTGGGAGTTATTTAAAGCTGAGTGGGATTTATTGCACCAATCTTATGAGTCTCAAAAAGAGGTTGTACAAACAACTGATAATCCTCTTCCCACTCAAGATATAGGTATGATACTCCAATATCAACAAATGCAAAAAAATTATGAGAAGCAAGTAAACGAAGTTAATATAATTAGAATATCGGAACTTGTAGACAAGTATATTAGTGAAAAAAATAATGTTAATGATTGGAGTGATAAAAACAAAAGAGATATTATCTATGTACTAGGTCATTTATCTAGTTATTTTGACGATAGAGACATTAAAAAATTAAGCAGAGAAGATTTTGTTCAATTTAGGGAAAAAGTTTTAAGGTTTTTACCAAGCACTTCAACTTTATTGATTTTAAGAGGTAAATCTACAAAAGAGATTATTCTAATAGTAAAGAATAAGCAACTAGAAACTTTAGGAAAAGTCACAATAAACAAGCACCTAAGAAGAATACACCAAGTTTTTGAGTGGGCTTACAATAATGATTATATAAATAAAAACCTAACTAAAGATTTATCATTTAAAGAGTCTAAAAAAGCCAAAAAACAAAAAACGGCTAAAATCCCCTATACTAATGAAGAGCTAAAACTACTTTTTGAGCAAAGCCCATGGTACACAACAGAAATAAGTAAGACTTTAAAGAATAATCCCGAACATGTTTTTATCCCTCTCCTATGTCTCTTCACTGGTGCAAAACCTACAGAACTTGCAATGCTTCAAGTATCTGATATAAAAACTAAAGAGGGAGTTATAGGGATAGAGTTTAACGACCATGTAAAAAATCACTATAACCTAAGATTTACTCCCCTTTCTAAAACCCTCTTAGATATAGGCTTTTTAAACTTTGTAAAATACCAAAAAAAGCTCAAACACAAACAACTATTTCCAGCTATCAAAATGTATAAAGGAGGTGGAACTAACTTTACAAATGACTATACTATATATAATAGAGAATTTGTTAGTAAAGAGAAAGATAAAACATTTTACTCACTTAGACACCTAGTCAACCAAACATTAAAGAATAAATTAGTACATATCTATATTATCAATGATATAACTGGACATAGTGACGGATATGGAAATAAAGATATTTCAGTTTATGGAGACGAGTTTATGCCAAATGAGATTTTAAGAAATACTATAAATGAGTGTTTAGTTTATGATTTGGATTTTTCAGGACTGAGAAAGTCTATTAATACACTATATTAATAGCTCAGTTCTTTGTATTTTTGGTAGAGTTACAAATTTCTCTAGTTTTAGTAATAAAATAATTTCTTGATTTTTCTTTATTATAAAAGCTATGGTTGTTTAACCTGTTTTTAGTAATATTTTTAGCACTTGTATAATCTGCATTTTTCAATATAGCTATCATAAACTCTTCTAATTTAATT
Coding sequences:
- the pgsA gene encoding CDP-diacylglycerol--glycerol-3-phosphate 3-phosphatidyltransferase, yielding MLNLPNALASLRILLAPLMFWVILNPQIFTDNGFHISWNYYFATLLFVLASATDFFDGFIAREWNQMTMMGAILDPLADKMLTLAAFLGLMMTGAASAWAIYIIIVRELFITGIRTVAVSEGLEVKASWAGKVKTVAQMIAIGFLLMHWPFASELLWFAVFLTLYSGFEYLWGFKKAILKDENK
- a CDS encoding HNH endonuclease signature motif containing protein; translated protein: MNIQQQKPNRTCDKTYASYTSFKPYIREDFNRRCGYCDDLDFFHGGVRGYQIDHFKPHSIKKFNTLKEEYSNLVYSCPFCNRAKSNKWKDTQGFLDPCESEFDNHLARNTKGQLISKTEQGKYIHTNLNFHLKRHELLWMIEKLQKQSIEIDSEIVRLGEGHEKELIILREFKKIQKKINKYTNLFHTEI
- a CDS encoding class I SAM-dependent DNA methyltransferase — encoded protein: MNKNILNFLNKSIDIKIVNRLLVTSFLKHKNISIVINEKINNLIIFKNTHEYKLLKDFNEILQNENQKLCFEELLELFEFVISPSEKLVNGAIYTPQNIRKYITEQSFSELKRNKIEKIKIADIACGCGGFLIDASLEVKKRTNKSFKNIYKENIFGIDIQKYSVERTKILLTLLAITQGEDEKEFKFNLYTADTLEFDWLKEDKQINRNNGFDLILGNPPYVCSRNMDDRTKELMQKWSTCKTGHPDLYIPFFQIGYKLLTDNGILGFITVNTFMHSVNGRAIREYFTEKKVLLKIIDFKDEQIFKSRMTYTCICFLEKRESDFVSYTHSKEATLIDIDLIKFNKDAYSTLDAHKGWSLKNTKFINTIESIGTAFGELYNTKSGIATLKNHVYIFKSIDEDEKYFYMKDCTPIEQEICKEVINSNQFNTQTDIKNLKEKVIFPYTHDENNQATIINEDNLKKQFPKAYEYLLTKRELLSTRDKGNGKYPVWYAFGRTQSLEKVKHKLFFPQLVKEGFKAVLNSDENLYFYNGMAAYSKKNEDLKILQKLLMSNIAWKYIENKSKHYASGYFGLGKNYLKDFGVYNFNEEDIKILLSTKNEEKINTFITKKYNF
- the rseP gene encoding RIP metalloprotease RseP, which produces MSILVSILVLSGLIFFHELGHYAAAKFMGVTVEVFSIGFGKRLFTFRKWDTEWSISAVPLGGYVRMKGQDDSDPTKKSLDADSYNVKTPMQKIFILLAGPAANFVLAFFLYFGIALGGPNILSPVIGEVVKDSPAFKAGLQTDDIIKSIDGVKIIAWKEMAKIISDSDGSLNIEIQRGGYIEFKTLTPSIRETTNMFNEVIQKKMIGIASAGVFHKLELSPSDTLSYATEQTIFASTMIFTGLKKLIVGEVPAKELGGVISIVKLTSDATAQGWMSVLFFAALISVNLGVLNLLPIPALDGGHIMFNLYEFIFRREASESVIIKLTIAGWVILFSLMGLGLFNDINRLMG
- a CDS encoding MTH1187 family thiamine-binding protein, with translation MLSVLLEFSMFPTSDECRDGSSVSAQVSKIIDAIDKSGVSYQLTPMGTVVETDTMKEALSIIELAYEQLSDCERVYSSLKFDIRKNTKNRLKTKIASVEKALNRKINH
- a CDS encoding sensor histidine kinase, with the translated sequence MAKIPFKVSARTARLIGRENIASSKGAIIELVKNSYDADSPISLIYFNKEKDELFIIDSGEGMTEQIIIDHWMTIGTDNKANDIFTETGRVKAGAKGIGRFALDKLGDKCEMLTKFNPSVHKDIYEDGKVSENIAYFWEVDWRDFEGAFKTIGEVEANLIGEKEVDLKKYILDEIDNKSVEKILNEFSFEYGTVLKISGLRDNWDDFYVEQVFNDLEVLIPPKENSTFRLFLFNESEKNKYGEIIGSICDDYDYKIVAKADKNQNVNIKIYRNEYDIARINPDFFNSINSTLPQYEKEIFEKGYWEIEKTYSQLIKGFAKKDTDNTFSKIGSFEVTFYFMKRGYEKKDVETFYYKTFTIHNRKYWLNKFGGIKLFRDDFRVRPYGEINDSSFDWLGLGNRQAKSPAPVAHTSGSWKVKANNIAGAISITRLGNVDFQDKSSREGLQDNKTFQVFQKIILKILSIFEEDRAYIAKEMRSFHERTNTNEKEKKYADELAKKILEENRKNKQYNKALLNEGNIGDSDKVVLSKRLEDKEEEIENLKDEQKLLRGMASSGIVIASFSHDLSKISQNLNSRIDKLKKLISEKIQEEDYKNIENRKNPYYLLERMKKQDLKLQNWLHFSLGVARKDKRKMKQLKFKSYFNIFKEEWQTVLNNRAINLKIDNIEQASMKIFEIDVDSIFNNLLVNSIDAFNNSTIDRNREIQIDIKDSPKEIVIEYYDNGTGLSKDITNHDEIFEPMFTTNVNKHTGDEEGTGLGMWLIQSIVKDNNGTVNLLYPTNGGFGIRLSFKKNNS